A genomic window from Aythya fuligula isolate bAytFul2 chromosome 15, bAytFul2.pri, whole genome shotgun sequence includes:
- the RADIL gene encoding LOW QUALITY PROTEIN: ras-associating and dilute domain-containing protein (The sequence of the model RefSeq protein was modified relative to this genomic sequence to represent the inferred CDS: deleted 1 base in 1 codon), whose product MEGQAGCEKDGKPRPMTTSRTMFYGSSSTMAPPSKSRLKRQSRLLSQVLQRTLSYKDRSPTSASPAAGGDDPAELSTQLSAPGVLKIFGGNICAGTNYKSVLATGSSGARELVKEALERYGLSQLGAGHYALCDVIGRFEGPEKRWHTEGLRVLGDHEKPLLIQDLWKPREGFSRRLELRRRAEVEEMAARDVDTTTAGINAQARKLQRHRARGAMRVLAGAKRLSTPPALRRSLSESSLGRSASRDEEQLRRHCSTLPDSLRAPASPRGPAAEERSGSSMRYSLYQSPHLLLLQGYSQQHDSLVYLLNREQHTVGQRTQASKPSISLSAPDILPLHCTIRKLRASRHLSEEQLVLEPSAGAGVSINFCQVARTAVLRHGDLLSLGLYYLLLYKDPMKAQPLPAQTLLRLRALHPEGPPVCGACGSLLKERGFSGAPSKKRGPSPTGGPRAPRRKLLLEFEPAAEDVLLRRIVTLIEPGGDDHKLTPAFLLCLCIQHSATSFEPGDFGQLLLKAAKMIQRTVWERTRELAEKQSQHQDPAALSRFGIGDLLPDLQHILFWMSNAIEVLYFVQQKSPTYIQSMEEELDVKGSKESLFSSTITASEEAMTVLEEVIMYTFQQCVYYISKCLYVSLPALLECNPFPNPSEGREGWRASPPLPEELRRVVLTYQAVLDLLRQYEVHPEITSQMFAYLFFFSNTLLFNQLLDKGSSLGCFHWSQGVKLRASVRLLLEWLRGAGFEQLAQQFFAKLASVANLLAMPGSQLLQMSWPALRAEFPALSPAQLHRVLSQCQAVMDVGFVAAWQPGEEESTAAFQHEGMLESFDNHPPIILPSGGFKVDLEVETLDDNIYRHLLYIRHFLWSLQSKSPHGGEGPGSAPPKKEPRTTPEVLEENVSLVAAPGGCTVTPGGCCSPGGCTEPEVDGSPLPTLAANGCPRQHPAGEPQLQEKLQQLQLGRGTPPPAPSCLLTPPTTPLNFDSASPESPQGTGKALQDPRRNGMNGTKSSTPEGCSPTPYDYPTPESSSRSSATDDFCYVFVVELERGPLGLGMGLIDGLVSHTPLTSPGIYIRTLIEDSPAAADGRLSIGDRILAVNGTSLIGADYQSAVDLIRSGGKKLRFLVAKSDMEIAKKIISSSSSS is encoded by the exons ATGGAAGGACAGGCGGGGTGTGAGAAGGATGGCAAG cCACGCCCCATGACCACCTCCCGCACCATGTTCTACGGATCCTCCTCCACCATGGCTCCGCCGTCCAAGAGCCGCCTGAAGCGCCAGAGCCGCCTCCTGTCCCAGGTCCTGCAGCGCACGCTGAGCTACAAGGACCGCAGCCCCACCTCGGCATCCCCCGCAGCCGGCGGGGACGACCCGGCCGAGCTCTCCACCCAGCTCTCGGCCCCGGGCGTCCTGAAGATTTTCGGGGGCAACATCTGCGCGGGGACCAACTACAAGAGCGTGCTGGCCACGGGCAGCTCGGGCGCCCGGGAGCTGGTGAAGGAAGCCCTGGAGCGCTACGGGCTGAGCCAGCTGGGCGCCGGGCACTACGCCCTATGCGATGTCATCGGCCGGTTTGAGGGCCCCGAGAAGCGGTGGCACACCGAGGggctcagggtgctgggggacCACGAGAAGCCGCTGCTCATCCAGGACCTCTGGAAGCCCAGGGAGGGCTTCTCGCGGCGGCTGGAGCTGCGCAGGAGGGCGGAGGTGGAGGAGATGGCAGCCAGGGATGTGGACACCACCACGGCAG GCATCAACGCCCAAGCGCGGAAACTGCAGCGGCACCGGGCCCGGGGGGCCATGCGGGTGCTGGCGGGGGCTAAGCGGCTCAGCACCCCCCCGGCCCTGCGACGCAGCCTCAGCGAGAGCAGCCTGGGCCGCTCGGCGTCGCGGGACGAGGAGCAGCTCCGCAGGCACTGCTCCACCTTGCCCGACAGCCTGCGGGCTCCGGCCAGCCCTCGGGGCCCCGCGGCGGAGGAGCGGAGCGGGAGCAGCATGCGGTACTCCCTCTACCAGTCCCcgcacctcctgctcctgcagggctaCAGCCAGCAGCAT GACAGCCTGGTGTACCTGCTGAACCGCGAGCAGCACACGGTGGGCCAGAGGACGCAGGCGAGCAAACCCAGCATCAGCCTGTCTGCCCCGGACATCCTGCCCCTGCACTGCACCATCAGGAAGCTCCGAGCATCCCGGCACCTCTCCgaggagcagctggtgctggaaCCCAGCGCCGGCGCCGGCGTCTCCATCAATTTCTGCCAGGTGGCCCGGACGGCCGTGCTGCGGCACGGGGACCTGCTGTCCCTCGGCCTCTACTATTTGCTCCTCTACAAGGACCCCATGAAGGCTCAGCCTCTGCCGGCGCAGACCCTGCTGCGCCTGCGGGCGCTGCACCCCGAGGGCCCCCCCGTCTGCGGGGCGTGCGGCAGCCTGCTGAAGGAACGGGGTTTTTCGGGGGCTCCTTCCAAAAAACGGGGGCCTTCGCCCACCGGCGGCCCCAGGGCTCCCCGCAGAAAGCTGCTGTTGGAGTTCGAGCCGGCGGCTGAGGACGTGCTGCTGCGGCGCATCGTGACCCTGATCGAGCCGGGGGGGGACGACCACAAGCTGACCCCCgccttcctgctctgcctctgcatCCAGCACTCGGCCACCAGCTTCGAGCCCGGAGACTtcgggcagctgctgctcaaaGCGGCCAAAATGATCCAGAGGACGGTGTGG GAGCGGACACGGGAGCTGGCTGAGAAGCAGTCCCAGCA CCAGGACCCTGCTGCCCTGTCCCGCTTTGGCATCGGAGACCTGCTGCCGGACCTGCAGCACATCCTCTTCTGGATGTCCAACGCCATCGAGGTGCTCTACTTCGTGCAGCAGAAGTCGCCCACCTACATCCAGAGCATGGAGGAGGAGCTGGACGTCAAAg GCTCCAAGGAGTCCCTGTTCTCCTCCACCATCACCGCCAGCGAGGAGGCGATGACGGTGCTGGAGGAGGTGATCATGTACACCTTCCAGCAGTGCGTCTACTACATCTCCAAG TGTCTGTACGTGTCGCTGCCGGCCCTGCTGGAGTGCAACCCCTTCCCAAACCCAAGCGAGGGCCGGGAGGGCTGGCGGGCGTCCCCGCCGCTGCCCGAGGAGCTGCGCAGGGTGGTGCTGACCTACCAGGCCGTGCTGGACCTGCTGCGCCAGTACGAAGTGCACCCCGAGATCACCTCCCAGATGTTCGCCTacctcttcttcttctccaaCACGCTGCTCTTCAACCAGCTCCTGGACAAGG GCTCCTCTCTCGGCTGCTTCCACTGGTCGCAGGGGGTGAAGCTGCGAGCCAGCGTGCGGCTGCTCCTCGAGTGGCTGCGCGGCGCCGGCTTCGAGCAGCTGGCCCAGCAGTTCTTCGCCAAGCTGGCCAGCGTGGccaacctgctggccatgcccggctcccagctgctgcag ATGAGCTGGCCGGCCCTGCGAGCTGAGTTCCCGGCGCTGAGCCCCGCACAGCTCCACCGGGTGCTGAGCCAGTGCCAGGCGGTGATGGACGTGGGCTTTGTGGCAGCGTGGCAGCCCGGAGAGGAGGAGAGCACGGCCGCCTTCCAGCACG AGGGGATGCTGGAGTCCTTCGACAACCACCCGCCCATCATCCTGCCCAGCGGGGGCTTCAAGGTGGACCTGGAGGTGGAGACGTTGGACGACAACATCTACCGGCACCTCCTCTACATCCGCCACTTCCTCTGGAGCCTGCAGAGCAAGAGCCCCCACGGCGGGGAAGGGCCAGGCTCAGCACCCCCTAAG aAAGAGCCACGCACGACGCCAGAAGTCCTGGAAGAGAACGTGAGCCTGgtggcagccccggggggctgcacGGTCAccccagggggctgctgctccccggggggctgcacAGAGCCGGAGGTGGATgggagccccctgcccaccctggCTGCCAACGGCTGCCCCCGGCAGCACCCTGCTGGAGAGCCACAGCTCCAGGAgaagctccagcagctgcagctgggcaggggcacg ccccccccggccccctcctgcctgctgacgccccccaccacccccctgAACTTCGACTCCGCCAGCCCGGAGTCCCCGCAGGGCACCGGCAAGGCTCTGCAGGACCCGCGGAGGAATGGGATGAACGGCACCAAAAGCAGCACCCCCGAAG GCTGCTCGCCGACCCCCTACGATTACCCCACGCCGGAATCCTCCAGCCGCAGCTCTGCCACCGATGACTTCTGCTACGTCTTCGTGGTGGAGCTGGAGAGAGggcccctggggctggggatggggctgaTCGACGGCTTGGTGAGT CACACGCCTCTCACCTCTCCCGGCATCTACATCCGCACCCTGATCGAGGACAGCCCCGCGGCCGCTGATGGCAGGCTGTCCATCGGGGACCGCATCCTGGCTGTCAACGGCACCAGCCTCATCGGGGCCGACTACCAGAG tgcaGTGGACCTCATCCGCTCCGGAGGGAAGAAGCTGCGGTTTCTGGTCGCCAAGTCAGACATGgaaatagcaaagaaaatcatctccagctcctcttcctcttaG
- the AP5Z1 gene encoding AP-5 complex subunit zeta-1, translating into MFSAAAESFLRQAREAQPEELQRFAARVAAQLQGPEPGPEAAACLQRLHLVVAASKYPRSLDGEIVGLLQKVLCSPKCPEQIQLLCAAILREMSPCNDLSLSCENIQDPKLLSLVSSVLLAQGNKAEVAAVGQRVVKVLEGRLPEGQSSRYLLPILSNVISLSPEALTEEQTNVVSKKMADWLRYASIQQGVAQPSGGFFSNPRTRQPGPVTEVDGAIATDFFTVLSLAQHYTEDQWLNMQTFSMLRKWLLCYGGKGLNAPSSGGRTEMDKSVMSMVSASSTSSHLLPPKERLREKAFEYCQRLIEQSNRQALKKADGDLQKACLIEAVTIMDIICKQDSSYVYRAAAFLKVLHSRISGDATYARALLPIAQFFLNHGEMAAVDSDAIYKHLFTDIPAQLFHNASLAFEFVLFCKENSRLFTETSSIFRQSFPNLFKFLAWNSPPLISEFVDLLPFLLDAGTAIEIFHLLLDLPCLTAALDVQMRSTSASERASSDPTVKPATCLEAFRHPLYKSAFQYLLRIESAPEDSPERLIPLRQLLGSLASSPRVVQCADTVPVLLELFFSVVAEFADGPLINQLVVLLLQRSDQLYDIPAFKDDVHRVLSSQLVMLCKLHPALIVELSKELLEFSGTVSNIQNKEAVFTHVVWAIGEYMSVSYDKRCTVEQINRFFETLEAVLFEVTQVRPLASIPSYAPRAITVLMTALTKLAARSQDLIPRVSLFLAKMRTFLQSPAVTSVYCEEDREEILTRATELMNLLKMPSVAQFVFTPSVDASRSRFQKEVNDTLPSALRIVTRLLEPAPGFASG; encoded by the exons ATGTTCTCGGCGGCGGCAGAGAGCTTCCTGAGGCAGGCCCG GGAGGCCCAGCcggaggagctgcagaggtTCGCCGCCCGCGTCGCCGCCCAGCTGCAGGGCCCTGAGCCGGGCCCCGAGGCCGCCGCCTGCCTGCAGAGGCTGCACCTTGTTGTCGCCGCCAGCAAGTACCCCCGCAG CCTAGATGGCGAGATTGTGGGCCTGCTGCAGAAGGTGCTGTGCTCCCCCAAGTGTCCTGAGCAGATTCAGTTGTTATGTGCGGCCATCCTGAGAGAGATGTCGCCGTGCAATGACCTGAGCCTCTCTTGTGAAAACATTCAAGACCCGAAGCTCCTGAGTCTGGTGTCCTCCGTCCTTTTGGCTCAG GGAAACAAGGCTGAAgtggctgctgtggggcagcgTGTCGTAAAAGTCCTTGAAGGAAGGCTGCCCGAGGGTCAGAGTTCTCGGTACCTTCTTCCCATCTTGTCCAACGTCATCAGTCTTTCACCAGAAGCTCTAACTGAAG AGCAGACCAATGTAGTCAGCAAAAAGATGGCCGACTGGCTGAGGTATGCAAGCATTCAGCAAGGAGTCGCTCAGCCTTCTGGAGGCTTCTTCTCCAATCCCAGAACCAGGCAG cctggccctgtCACAGAGGTGGATGGTGCCATTGCCACAGACTTCTTCACGGTGCTCTCGCTGGCTCAGCACTACACAGAGGACCAGTGGCTCAACATGCAGACCTTCTCCATGCTGCGGAAGTGGCTGCTGTGCTACGGGGGCAAGGGGTTGAACGCACCCAGTTCAG GTGGCAGAACAGAAATGGATAAATCTGTTATGTCCATGGTCTCAGCTTCATCCACATCCAGTCACCTGCTTCCCCCGAAGGAGCGGCTCCGGGAGAAAGCCTTCGAGTACTGCCAGCGGCTTATTGAGCAGAGCAACAGGC AGGCCCTGAAGAAAGCTGATGGAGACCTGCAGAAAGCT tgTCTCATTGAGGCGGTGACCATCATGGACATCATTTGCAAACAGGACTCCTCCTACGTGTACCGCGCGGCTGCCTTCCTCAAGGTCCTGCACAGCAGGATCAGCGGCGATGCCACTTatgccagggctctgctgcccaTTGCCCAGTTCTTCCTGAATCACG GTGAGATGGCAGCTGTGGACTCGGATGCAATCTACAAACACTTATTCACTGATATCCCGGCTCAGCTCTTCCACAACGCATCCCTGGCCTTTGAATTTGTCCtgttctgcaaagaaaacagccGGCTCTTCACTGAGACCTCCAGCATATTCAGGCAGAGCTTCCCAAACCTCTTTAAG TTCCTGGCGTGGAACAGCCCACCTCTTATCTCTGAGTTTGTGGACCTTCTCCCATTTCTGCTGGATGCAGGTACAGCCATTGAGATCTTCCATTTGCTGCTTGACCTGCCCTGTCTGACAGCAGCTCTGGATGTCCAGATGAG GTCGACCTCTGCCTCCGAGAGGGCTTCCAGCGACCCCACTGTGAAGCCAGCCACCTGCCTGGAGGCCTTTCGCCATCCCCTCTACAAGAGTGCCTTCCAGTACCTCCTCCGCATCGAGTCTGCTCCTGAAGACTCTCCAGAGAG GCTGATTCCACTTCGGCAGCTGCTGGGATCTCTGGCCAGCAGCCCAAGGGTTGTGCAGTGTGCAGATACCGTTCCTGTCTTATTGGAGCTCTTTTTCAGTGTGGTGGCAGAG TTTGCAGATGGTCCGCTGATAAAccagctggtggtgctgctgctgcagaggagcgACCAGCTCTACGACATCCCAGCGTTTAAAGATGACGTGCACAG GGTGCTGAGCTCGCAGCTGGTGATGCTGTGCAAGCTGCACCCTGCACTCATTGTGGAACTGTCCAAGGAGCTTCTGGAGTTCTCAGGGACTGTCAGCAACATCCAGAACAAGGAGGCTGTCTTCACCCACGTG GTCTGGGCTATCGGAGAGTACATGTCTGTGTCCTACGACAAGCGCTGCACTGTGGAGCAGATCAACAGGTTCTTTGAGACTCTTGAGGCCGTGCTGTTTGAGGTCACCCAGGTCCGACCACTGGCCAGCATCCCCAGCTATGCTCCCCGTGCCATCACTGTCCTTATGACTGCCTTGACCAAGCTGGCAGCTCGCAGCCAGGACTTGATCCCCAG agtGTCCTTGTTCCTGGCCAAGATGAGAACGTttctgcagagccctgctgtcACCTCTGTGTACTGTGAGGAGGACCGTGAGGAGATCCTTACCCGGGCAACTGAGCTGATGAACCTGCTGAAAATGCCAAGCGTGGCTCAGTTCGTCTTCACGCCATCTGTGGATGCGTCCCGCAGCCGGTTTCAGAAGGAGGTGAATGACACCCTCCCTTCTGCCCTGAGAATAGTGACCCGGCTCCTCGAGCCAGCTCCTGGCTTTGCGTCAGGCTGA